The nucleotide window TAATTGTTTTCAAGGAAGCTTGAGAGCTGACCTGAGGCCCTTCTGAATACAATAATTAGGACCGGACTCGTGTACGACATTGACACCGTTTTTCTAAACAAAATAGGTCCTGTTTGTCCATGCTAAAATGGATTTACTCAATGATGCATTTTTAAGTTAATCAATATGCTGATTTTCTATCTGCACAAATCATGGTTTTCCTTGATCTGGGGTTTAGAGAAGGAAAACTCTTCACTCGTCTGTATAGGGGAAGTTCATCTGCTTTTGTGAGATAAATAGTTCTGCTGTTTACTATCGTGACTGCATGAACAAAGATTAATTTTGTTACCCTGCCTGCCTCCTGGGACAACTGGGGTCACATGCTATCGTTTCTGAATTTTCATATGACTTCATCATGAGTTTCTTTTCAGATGGAATCTTTAAACAACCTTTGCCATAAAGAAAGATGTATTTTACTGCCTCTTGAAGGCGTGAATTATAGTTCAAACCGTTGAATTGCAGATATTTCTGCATTTAGTCACTTTTTTAAATGACCCAGGAGTCTTTTTAAAACTGATAACAATCTCTTTCATGATTCACTTAAAACAGTGCAATAGGCGGTGAGGAAATAATCTTTCATTTGTGCTTCAGTTTTCTATCATGTGCTTAAGCTTTAACCTACTGTAAGTCAACTTCAACTTTCACAAATGAATGCCTGTGAATGTGATCTAGGAACAATTCTATATTTGTGCAGCAATATTTTGGAGATGAATTGGACTATTCATTTTATAAGAAAAACTACCAAACCAATAGTTTGGCCTGACGTTTCATTTATGGTAAACGTTTTACATAAAACAAGTTACCCCCAAATGTATTGGATCCTAATGTGAGTTTAAATAATACTTTTAAAGTGTTAAACACTTTCATACACAAAACGATAAAACTATCAAACAGTACGAATAATGATTTCTTGTATTCTGTAATTCGATTTACATTAAACTTTATTTAGCTGATGTCTGTTTTAATCGTCATAATTATGCTACGCGGAGTTAGTATTGGTAAGTAGCTACTAGGCATGATATGTTTGTGCATTTGAATGTTTATTCAATGACACAATTATATACAGCTCTGAAAAaaattaagagaccacatttgtCTTAAATCTCAATATCTACTGGCAGCCATTCCATATAGTGTCTTTTGAATTTCACCACAGAGAAATGCTGTCAGTAGTTTATAGAATTacaaaaatgttcattttactcAAACACATACCTATAAATAGTAAAACCAGAAAAACGGATAATGTTGCAGTGGTCTCTTAATGTTTTATCAGAATTGTATATACATacacaaaaaaaacatgtaaGGAACACATTTGTGAGTCTCAAAAAGAGTATTCAATAGGCCCGCTGACCGTGAAGTATCTCAGCTGTGAGCGGATCTCTCTCACGCGCTCCCGACACAGGCGCGCGCCTCCGGAGAACTCTGTTGGGCTGATTCTGTCCCGTCGACTGCCACTGCCGTTCTGACAAGAAATGCATTACCAGCGCATGGAGGGAGTGTTGTTGCCGGTTTCTGTGTTGGAATATTGGATAGAAATAATGCTGTGCTGAGTCAACAAGAAATGTGAGTAATCCGTATTATCCATCTTAAAAACCATGACGATTATGACCCCTTATCTTTAGCACTCTGTGCAATACCTCAGGTTTAGAATGATGTGTGATATTATTTTTATAAATTCGGTCTTCCCAGTGGCTAAGCACACATTTCAGTAAAGTATAATGGACGTATGAAAAAGATAATGGGTGTTGAGTTGACTCTGTAGGCTATaagagtcttcaccatgagaaTTAATATTAGGCACactttttgatccatttgatGTGATTAATTGCAACCACAACGTTTTTGATTAGACTAGTCTATGGCTGAAATAAAGCAGGCCCAAATTGTTTTCATATTTAAATAGGAGTTTCAAATGTAAATTGTAGCAATCTGGTGCCAAATATCAAGTTTGGGATTTGTTTCAGAGATAGTAAGAAGTTTATTGTGTGACTAAGGAAAAATCGAGAAAACCCAAACAAACCATCCAAACAACAATTTGGACAAATATTTGTTATTGGCAACTTCTACAGTTCTGTGTTGATGGCAGCTCTCCACGGGCTACCCATTGTGAAGTTGGGAGGAAAAGGAAGACGCCACTGTAAATCCAGAGAACCCAGGGTCACAGCTCCATTAGCCTTCCTGTCTTGCAGACCTCAGATCAGTGTGCTACGCCTTCCATACCTTCTCCTGTCTGCTAACTCCAACAAGTGTGTTTTCTTATTGCCTGCTGCTTTCTCGTGGAATATTTCTATATTTTGGATTTCTGATTTGTAGAGGTCAGGGATGGTGGAAGAGGAAGGTCATGTGGTGAAGGAGAAAACAGAGGCACAGACATCGGAATGCCACAAGCTGTCTCACTGCTGCCCTTCCTGCTGGCGCTCATGGGATATGGTGAGTCTCACTAAACCAGTggtgtccaaactacgacccgggggccaaatgcggcccgcggaccattttgaatGGGCCCTCAGCAAATTACAAACATTATAatgaaatatggcccacaaatgaaacttgagCTTGTCTTATACTGTACTTCTTAACTataaatgtaaacatatattacacagtagtattcatgtgttaataagaccacttttcaaataaattcagtcaattaaagttggaaacattttctaacatatcttagttgataagaaaaaagcccaatgacttatttacataacaagcttgaaatatacccttcctatttctccttattataatcaatctgaggctcctgttttaagggatgagctgccaacactcacaagAATAATTTACTAAGtaactgaacttatgaggcaatatacctctcgtgagcggcccagcccttcgtatatttttcaGAATGTGGCCCTCGCTGAAAAAAGTGTGGACACCCCTGAACTAAACTATCTTAATAACATGACTACATGTTTGCAAGGATGGCAGATTTCTATTTCATCTGAACATGCTAAAACATCATAAATTAAACATGTTCTAACACCCTGGAGAAAGGAATGACGGGGCAATAAAAGGTGCTCCTCTTCCTCGTCCCACGCCCTCTTTGCTCTGTGAGGATGCAGACATGTTTCAAACAATACGCAGGACAATTGCTCTTAAAATATGTTACCGTGCTTCAGTATATTAACTTTTCCTCTGGTGGGGTTATTGTAATAGGTTAAAATACTCAGAAGTACCGGTACTAAATGTTTAACCTATTttgtgtaattgtgtaaaatatGAAGGGCATAACTACTGATGCCTATCAGTTGTTTTAGTGGACCCACAGTGTCTGTGCTTAACATTTATTATTAAGTTGTAAAGGGCAAATTCCATCATTAGTGGCTTTGTGGTCAATACAATGGAAGTGAATGTGACTTGGAAAAAGACAGTAGGCCTATACATAATTATTTGTTGTAATGATTGAATATtgtaaattacatttgtttgtattaTAAATACATTGGAAACATTAACTACACAAGCTGTCCTATACAATTCCAGACTATGTCTAATTCCAGACAAACGTTATGATAAATCATTTTTCATTTAAATGTCATGTTATTAAATCACTGAAGTAATTTTTCTTCAGTGAAACACACTTTATCCACAGTAACAGACAACTTACAAAGTCATATAAAGAAATATATACAAAAGCAGATATAAAATACGCAAAGAAACAACAAAAATATCTGTGACACAACATTTTTTCATCGGTTGACCATTTTTGTGTAGGATGCATGAACAAAAATGTAACATGATCTCTCATTTTGCTCTCTCTCACTTCTGTGCATCCTTTCCTGTAGCTTTTGCAGGGCTCAATATCTGGCCCTCCTTGCACGTTGCCCTTAGCAATGCCAGTGTATTTGTGGACTTCAGCACAAAATCCAACAGCAGCACGGCCTGCACCACGAGCCTCTCTCTGGTCAACACGGAAACCAACACCACCGTTCAGACCAGGACTCTCCCCGACAACCAATCGGCTGGCAGGGTGGAGTTCAACTGTTCTTGCTTCCTGTACGCAGGAACTTTCCGGTTCCAGTTGAGGCAGACCAGCAACTCGGCTGTTTCTCCTGCTAATGGCACACATGACAGTCGAGTGGAAAGTACTACCTGGTGGTGGAGTTCAGAACTGCAGGTGCAGTGGCCCACCTTTCACATCGCTGTGGACAGGGCCGGAAACCACTCGGGATCTTTTCAGGCAAGAGAAACTgctcttaaaggtcccctattatactctttgtcatcaatatattatagctctcagatatatacaaaacatgtttctgaagtgtttggctcgtaaaaccaaacagatcattgtagcattacccataaccccctctgtttcagccctgtttcaaaagtgctgattctctgtctgttactttagatgaaaataaggagccactccccacgcccctctgagagacatttggttacaaagaccacaatggtgctctaggaggagattcaggtggggggggggggggggtaccttggttggtgattggctaatggttacacaagccaaacaaaccttatgacatcataaagtggccaaaatgtgATCGGCTCATTTTGaggcaggtttttatagaaatggatcaggacaaagagagagagaatcttttttcctgaaacttccaGAATATCTTTCCactgaggggacacatgttgatgtataaaagacatgaagaagtggattttgcataatagttgACCTTTAGGTAAGTCTTTCTTTTGCTGCAGAATAATCACCACAGTGATTCATACTTTTGCCTGTTTCTCTCCAGGTTGGGATATCCACCAATGAACACTTTCAGGCTTGCTCCAGCGGTATTGACTCGGCTCTCCTCCTAGAAGTCAGCTACATGGAGTACAACCAGATAGGACGGATCACCATCGACAAGGTCAAAGCCCGCAAACAATACTCAATCAAACCCCTCCGCTCCCAGAGTGTAAAGCTGTCCTGCGCCTTCCCCTTCACAGAACGAGACTTCATACGAGTGTCTCTACGCTCTCCTCATGCAGCGCAGGATGTGAAGAGCTCCGGGCCTCTCTACCTGTCCCGTATCTTCTCCTATAAGCTGCTAGTGGAAAACACCAATGCCTACAGGAGTGGTTGTGAAGGAACTATGACTGTTAAACTGATAACCCCACCTTgtgtgcaagtcaatgggaaagtGATGCTTTATAAGGATGCAGGTGTTGGGAGAGGCGTTGCTGTCTCCTCTGGGATGGATGCAGGAGGAACAGCACCAGGACCAGAGGAGCCCTCCTCACCTCTGTTGGCCTATAACTGGCTGACTCAGGGAGAGAATGAGACTGAGTTCAACTGTTCTGTGTTTGACCCAGGGAGGTACAAGTACTGCTTTCGCTTCGTTTTCAACTTCAGTCGTTCCCCTAGTCCCGCACAGACCTGTTTGGTGGTTCACAAGAGTGCAGGTGAGATTTAATTAATtcatacatttacatttgacaGCTGCAATGAACATTTACACTGTGATGTTTTATAACATTCATTTTGAagggaaaatatattttttcttaTTCTTCCACGTTTTCCAAAAATGCATCTGTTGCTGGAAAGTCAATGGTTAAGAAATTGCCTCATTAAAGACTAGGCATTTTCCATATAAGTCATTTTTACTTAACTACATCATATCGTCACAATATCAGAAGCACAGGTGTTACAATACAAATGAATGATGGCTGGATACCATTGAGCTGCGAGGCTCTCCAGTTCCTGGTATTGTATCTGCGGCTCATTGTCACGCTGTCATTCCATATTTAAAAATAGCACTATCCTGTTTAGGGTGGACATTGCATCGTGACAAAAGATGACAACCTCATAAGGTTCACCAATAGTAATTATGCAgttaaacttaaaaaaaaaaccgttttaatacattatattttaggGATTGCAAGACTAAAATACTTATAATCTTTTTTTTGGTATTAAAGTGAAGGGTGACCTACTGTAATGAGATCACACATTGTCGATGTATTCAGATACAGCAACCAACACATGTTTTGTTTATATGTAGGCCACACATATTTTATGACATAACACATTAAATGGAGATTCATTGAACTATCACATTCTTGTTATATAAAGTTGCTTCTTTCACTCTGTCCTCACTTTGTCTATTTTGGGGACAAAGCATTAACTAGTCAATGTTATATGATGGTTGAGCCTTTTTTAACTCCATGTCGTAGTTTTTCTTTTATGATCCTAGCATTGCATGAAAAGAACTCAAAGTTAAtgcttttacatttacaaagtatctGCAATTTAAAAATCGAATGTGTGTTTTGCAGAGTCATGGGGCCCGTGGCTGCCATGGAGTGTGTGCAGTGTGAGCTGTGGAGAGGGGGTGAGGGAGCGAGAGCGCGAGTGTTTGCTGCCCTCAGGTGTGGGGGGGATGCAGTGCACGGGCATGGTGAAGGAACAGTCCCTCTGCTCACTGGAGAGCTGTGTGGGTCAGTCTCTTCATCCCTTAACTCCTTGCTTTACTCTTTTTGCACATCCCTCCACAAAATATAATACACTGTAGTTTGCCATaaagtgtttttttacttttaacttTTAAGTTTATTTGTAtagttacatttaaatgtggtgTAAATACTTTAGCATCCTTTTTTAATGCTAAATTGTTtcttaaaaatacatattttttattatacttatatatattatttttttacttaCTTTGCAACTtattttgttacattgtttatgTTCGCACCACCAGATACaaaagcaaattccttgtatgtgtaaaggtacctggcaataaacgtaattctgattctgattctctgTTCCTACAATTTCTCCAGAAAATGTCACATTCCCTCATCTTTTCTAGACTagaaaatcaaacaaaaaacgATGTGATGCATACTTAACATAATTGTCTCCCTTTCGTCCCAGTGTTGCCTACTCCTTCTCCATCCCTCCCCCCTGTGGGTGTTGGTGCAGCACCCCTTGGTGGTAACATAGTTGTGGTGGCCGGTATCTCCCTTTGCCTGGCTGTGATTCTGGCTACTGTTGTGGTGACTTTGTGGAGGAAGCTTTGCAAGACCCCCCAGTGCAACTCTGTCCGCAGAGGCTCCATGCATTCCCCTGGAGGGCGCAAGCTCTCCGATGAGGCTTCCATTTTTGGCCACAGCCTCCAAAGACCCAGCCTGATTGATGGCCATGGACTACAGGGGGGTAtaggtgtgggtgtgggtgtagCCCAGAAAGACAGGCCTTCTTTGGGTAGTCAGCCTCTCCCACAGACCCTGGTTGTACCTCTCTCACAGGACCCAGAAAGGCTTTCCCCCACATGTCAGAAGCTGTTGCCACCAATATTCGGGTATGTTTAGAATAATGCTTTCTCTTATTACACATCATTGGGAAACGTATTCTGTCATTcagtaaaataaatatcaatatTATTGTCTTTAGGTACCGATTGGCTCAGCAGCAGTTGAAAGAGATGAAGAAGAAGGGTATAAGAGAGGCCATTCAGCTCTACCATGTCTCTTCAAGCCCAGTCCATGACACCCTGGTAGAGACATCTGCTTCGCCCACAAGCTCGCTTATCCCTACACCAACTGGATTTACTCACCCCGCGATCCCGTTAGACCTCCAGGACGACGCCAACCACAATTATTTTCAATCGCAGACTCCTAGGGCCATGCCGGACCGACTGAGTCCCAGAGTGGAGCTGGTCTTAGGTCCTTCTGCCTCCGCCCATGCAAGAGGGGGCAGCTCAAATAGGCGGGACCGCACTGCAGACTGGGTGGAGATGGTAGAGAGGAGTGGGTTATCAGGTCCCAGAGGAGGAGCGGGAGATGCAGAGATGGGAAACTCCTATCATAAGAATCCAAATTTCCGCCGGACCTCCAGTTTCAATGACACCAAACCCCAACCTCTATCCTCTGTACACTCCAGGCAGTTTAGAGAAAGGAGCATGACACAGGTATTCTATCTACATCTATGTATATATTACTGTATATGGGGTTATCATTTGTAGTCTGCCTTTTTTAATTAACAACCATCTCTTGTTTAGGTGGGATCTCGGACCTTTCCTGAAGGTAGTTGTTGGAATAAAGGAGGACGAGATTGGCAGCCATACAGCTCCTACCCCATTCCAGAGCACGGGACCCCAGACTGGGCTAAATCCAGACCCCAGAGGAATGACCAAAGGAAACCGTGGATAGACACAGCGGCGACTTCACACAACAATGAAATCAAACACACAGGTGCCAACACAAACAGCATTTCAGCCTCTGAGAAACATGTTAAAGCAGACCTCAGTGGTGCTGGAGGTGGACAGGGAATCTCTGGGATAGGGGGTCCGGCAGCAGGGCCTCAACACCTGAGTGTTGATCGGGCAGAGCGGGCCGAGCAGAACTGGAACCGCCGCGGCCCGTCGCCTATCCAGAGGAACATCCTGGCTCGCAAACTAAAGGAGGCTCAGTCGTGCTCGGGGGTCAGGGGCCGGCAGCGCAGCTCCACCTTTAGTGCCACGCCCACGGAGCAGAGGACAGGTCGCTGCAACTCTCTGCCCATGTCCGGAGGCTACAGGCTGAGTGAGGCCGAGCAGAGGATGCTGGACCTCGATCTGTCCTCAGCATATGTAGGGGAAGAGGAGTAGAGCTTTGTACTACACAGGAATTGCCATTAGCGTTTATCCTTTCCTTACATTATTCCTTTCTGATGTATCTGTGAAACTTGAAAATGGTTTTGTACAGTACATTAAACAAGAGTTTATCTATAAGAACAGATGCTAACACATTTAGTTTCCTTTTTTAACtggaacattttattttttttaactgttACTTTTTAATATGCCAAAGTTGATATGCGTTCgaaaacatttgtacttcttAAGAAAAAATTATCTTTGTTCAAATGTAATGGTTTACTGTTTACCACTATAAGTCAAACATAACTGCCATTGTACCGGTGTATGCACTGTTAAACACAAGCCCTATCATGACAGTATTCAAAAGACTAAAGAAGACATATTAGTCTTTTTGTTCGACACTACTGAATTTGCTGATTTTAAGCTGTGAAGTTTTGCTGTACAGTAAGCATAGAAAACGTTGCTTTGGTGAAAACCACTTTCACGATGATATGCTATGTTGTTTAGGGAAAAATTGTCATGCAGTGTCAAGAAATTGTCATGTATTTTCTGCAGAAATGCACAAGGAAGAGCAAAAGTATGCAGTTATGTTTTTGAGCAAACAAATTTATAAATGTCAGTGAGGCATTGTGGCTgttttgaagattgttttattattatgagtaACATTATACACTTAGAAAATACACTTATAGAAAATAGTACTTACTGGAAAGTAGAAGATACTTTACTATCATTAACATTTGATAATGGTTTCAAGGTGTGAAGCAAAGCCAAACAATTGAACACAAAGATATTAATCAGTCTTTGCCCTCACTTTTGAGACACACAAGGGAATATGAAGTGTGACGTTTACATTTCTCCTGCTCCACTGCCCATGACATCCAAGAAAACCAGAGGCCGCACCTTCATGGCGGTGTGTCTGAGGGAATACCAAAGGCCCCTCCAGGTCCCCCACACCACACCATTGTCCTGCTGGCCCTTGTACTTCCCTTTGCGGTAGAAATTCCCATTAAGGTTGGCTGCATGACATCTGTAGATAAAAGGTTAGTACAAAATGTCAAGgatgttacattttctaaaatgAAAATCAAAGCGATTTaaccttcttctttttttaaagcttttgtGTCTTAAACTTATTTTTTGATTTTGGAATAAATTGTAAagaaatgtgtcctctgcagtATTTTTCCGTGATTCGTTATGCACACAAAACCCGATACAGTAATAATTTTTTTTCCAGAATGTTATAATGTTTGTGCAAACAAGCAGCAGGAAGATAACAGACAGATCAACACATGGATATATCTGAAAGGCCTCACCTGTTGAACCACCAGCCTGCCTTATTCTCCTGAGCACAGCTGCCTTGAACGTAACGGTCATTGTCCTGTCAATGATTATCATCAGTGTTAAAATAGTCTATAATCTTACAGTTATTAAAATTATAAATTGACAATGTTAATAGAAGACCAACCTGATCTCTAGTGCTGAACTGCATGCCACTGAGGCCAGCAGACCACTGCTCCACCATCCCCCCACCTCCTGTCAGAGCATCTCCAGCTTGCCCACTATAGAGCCCATACTGGAGACGATACTTGTCCTGCAATAGGCATTAGAGGAAGTGATGTTTGTTGGGAAACGTTGTAACTTCTGACAGGATTGAACAAAACTGTAAAACCATATCTTACGGCTTCGTCAGTGATCCTGAAGTTGTTATAAAATGCATAACTTCTCTTCCCGTCCCAGTCCATGAGATCTATCTTCACTAGGTTCTTACCTTCAGGGGAACAATGAATAAGCAAAATATGAGAAACCAAACAGGCAGAACATTATAAAAAGATATTCTGGCATTTCATTCTTTTCTGACCATCTGAGAGTAGAGAATACATGTGCTCATTCCCCAACCAAAACTCATCATTCCACAGCTTGAAGTCACCAAAGCCATCTCTGTAGTCCACCCAGTCTCTAAAAAGAGAATTGAGACAGATATTTACCTCAACTGAAACAGCTGTGTAAGCTCCCCAATGATAATATAGGCATTCAAGGCTTTTAGGACTTTAATTGTTTTCCCCCACATACGTAGGTTAGTTTATTTGCTTAAATACCTGTTGAAGTCAACTTTTCCATGCCGACGCCTCTGAAACACAGTCCATCCTCCTCCATCCTCCATATCGCAGTAGGCCAAAAAAGGCTCCTGGTGTATTTTTGGTCTGATGCGGTAAAAGCCACTTGGTGGTTTCAGCCTGTCAAACAGCTCCGAACAGTCTGATGAGATGAAATAGCATTGAAAAGGCCTTAACGGTTGCTGATTGTCATCCGTACCTCCATAATATACTTCATGTTGCATAATATGGAGCTATGTGAGTCTATCATGCACTGTAGACTCTGTACATCACTGCACATCACAACTCTTACATTTCAAATAATCATCTGTGAGCTTTTCTTACCTTTGTCATGGACAATTAAGTTTCCTGCTGGTGGAAGTGGATTCATCAGTGTCATATTAGAGTTGTCTAATATCCCACTGCTGGTGTGGTTTACACCGAGGGCTGTGTCCGTTTCAGGCTCAGGATCAGACATGGGAGGTTGAAATGCCTGAAAGTatttgtgtgtctgcatgtgctCCACCTGCCAAGTCCCGATCAAGAGTTGATTCTCCAGTTTTCTTATGCTGCGCTTGAGAGCTGCAACTTCTGGCCCACATGAGTCCGATGCCTTCAATTAGGAAAACAATTTCAGCTTATAAATGACATTTCTACCTTTGTTCAATACTATACTTGTACCCATGGAGGAGCCAGCAAAAGCTAAGGGCCGCATCTAAAGCCATCTATAAATCAGTTTTTATTCACGTGGAATCTCGACTTTCTAAGAAGGACAGTTCTTTAGCAGCTCTGCTTGTCATTTTTGCTTAAAAGATATGTTTTCCATTTTCAATATCAATACAAAAGGAGGGAACCTGCAGTGCTTAAAAAGTAGGAAAAGCTACATACTGACACCGGAGAAGAAGAAGCCATGGTTGGGCACACCAGAGCTAACAACAGCAACACCGGCATGACCTTTTGCAAAAAGTCCCTTACTGCATTGTGAGTctgaaataataaacaaattatGTATTTAAGAATATCAAGATAAGCTACTTTGATTACAAATCTGTGCACCAGCCTACCTTCATATTACGAAACGTCTCCCTTGTTTTCTCCAAGTGCAGTGTTCTTTTCCTCAAAATATGCGTCAGTATTATTTATAGGCTGGGCTGGTTCTGCATGGTACACATTAGAGGATCCAGAATGGACCAACCTGGACACTGAACTCGAGCCAGTTTGACGTACTAACAAAGTACTCTCCTTTTTTGGAGAATACATATTTTATGAATATACCACTTTTCCCCTTAAATCAATTATATATGCCAATGTAGGACCCAATGTCTTAATTGAAAATAAATCAATTTGACCCTTGCAAAAAGGGTTCAGTTGATGAGGGTTAACCTCCCttcaacataaaaaaaaatgagGACATTGATTCAAAGTAATGCAGAAGATAGAATAGAGAAAGTCATAACTGAGAGAAAGAGGGAGTTGTCAGCCTTGCAGTAAAAATGTTTTCAACTTGATAATTTCAAAAGACCAAAAGTACATTTGAAAAGGTACAACAACAAAGTAGCAAGTTCACAATGTGTTCTCTGGATATGGCTCCCCCTTGtgttagtttgtgttat belongs to Pseudochaenichthys georgianus chromosome 14, fPseGeo1.2, whole genome shotgun sequence and includes:
- the fgl1b gene encoding fibrinogen like 1B; translated protein: MKTHNAVRDFLQKVMPVLLLLALVCPTMASSSPVSASDSCGPEVAALKRSIRKLENQLLIGTWQVEHMQTHKYFQAFQPPMSDPEPETDTALGVNHTSSGILDNSNMTLMNPLPPAGNLIVHDKDCSELFDRLKPPSGFYRIRPKIHQEPFLAYCDMEDGGGWTVFQRRRHGKVDFNRDWVDYRDGFGDFKLWNDEFWLGNEHMYSLLSDGKNLVKIDLMDWDGKRSYAFYNNFRITDEADKYRLQYGLYSGQAGDALTGGGGMVEQWSAGLSGMQFSTRDQDNDRYVQGSCAQENKAGWWFNRCHAANLNGNFYRKGKYKGQQDNGVVWGTWRGLWYSLRHTAMKVRPLVFLDVMGSGAGEM
- the LOC117458025 gene encoding thrombospondin type-1 domain-containing protein 1-like; protein product: MPQAVSLLPFLLALMGYAFAGLNIWPSLHVALSNASVFVDFSTKSNSSTACTTSLSLVNTETNTTVQTRTLPDNQSAGRVEFNCSCFLYAGTFRFQLRQTSNSAVSPANGTHDSRVESTTWWWSSELQVQWPTFHIAVDRAGNHSGSFQVGISTNEHFQACSSGIDSALLLEVSYMEYNQIGRITIDKVKARKQYSIKPLRSQSVKLSCAFPFTERDFIRVSLRSPHAAQDVKSSGPLYLSRIFSYKLLVENTNAYRSGCEGTMTVKLITPPCVQVNGKVMLYKDAGVGRGVAVSSGMDAGGTAPGPEEPSSPLLAYNWLTQGENETEFNCSVFDPGRYKYCFRFVFNFSRSPSPAQTCLVVHKSAESWGPWLPWSVCSVSCGEGVRERERECLLPSGVGGMQCTGMVKEQSLCSLESCVVLPTPSPSLPPVGVGAAPLGGNIVVVAGISLCLAVILATVVVTLWRKLCKTPQCNSVRRGSMHSPGGRKLSDEASIFGHSLQRPSLIDGHGLQGGIGVGVGVAQKDRPSLGSQPLPQTLVVPLSQDPERLSPTCQKLLPPIFGYRLAQQQLKEMKKKGIREAIQLYHVSSSPVHDTLVETSASPTSSLIPTPTGFTHPAIPLDLQDDANHNYFQSQTPRAMPDRLSPRVELVLGPSASAHARGGSSNRRDRTADWVEMVERSGLSGPRGGAGDAEMGNSYHKNPNFRRTSSFNDTKPQPLSSVHSRQFRERSMTQVGSRTFPEGSCWNKGGRDWQPYSSYPIPEHGTPDWAKSRPQRNDQRKPWIDTAATSHNNEIKHTGANTNSISASEKHVKADLSGAGGGQGISGIGGPAAGPQHLSVDRAERAEQNWNRRGPSPIQRNILARKLKEAQSCSGVRGRQRSSTFSATPTEQRTGRCNSLPMSGGYRLSEAEQRMLDLDLSSAYVGEEEYHKTNSRKIIRMTVLTTARSEQSKKEDILIMSSVYFSPGSDSGVNGNVAKMEDANVKIEDGKDDSVDPDTMYHNFRKTIAPFVMSFGFRIFGVILIIVDFVLVVVDLALPTKSREVGDVIEAVSLIISLFFLADVLLRVYVEGFKVYFSSKLNIIDACVVAITLVVTMVYTFSDLSGADLIPRVVTFFRFLRIIILVRVFRLAAQRKELEKVTRRMVSENKRRYQKDGFDLDLTYVTDRVIAMSFPSSGKQSFYRNPIREVARFLDTKHEDHYKVYNLCSEKGYDPQFFHYKVERVFIDDHNVPALEDMLKYTANVREWMSADPKNIIAIHCKGGKGRTGTLVCTWLIDSDQFESAQDSLDFFGERRTDKSQSSKFQGVETPSQSRYVGYYEVMKTKFNRQMPPPKSLRIKSIRIHSISGVGKGNGSDLMVKIIVKKELVFQCVCAKQENCAVFPDVGSNAAVISLLNGPVVEGDVKVMFESSAGLPKGYEDVPFYFWFNTSFIEDNKLFLPREELDNPHKPKTWNLYKEDFGVSMIFSE